GGGTTAATGGGATATAGGGGTGAAGGTGATGCACAATGTGATATTGCATGCCCATTGTTCCGATATTGCCAACCATTGACCTCCAGTTGCGGGTATTGCCATAACGGCTTTGATCCTTACCGGGGTGATGGGGAACCCATGATAAGAAAAAATGCAGGTAGGAAAGTGCTAGGTGAAAGGGCAACCACCACAATAAAGCCGCCTCCAAGGCATAGCCATTCCAGGCCAATATGCTCAATATTGCCAGGAAACCAAACCGATAAAGAACGGTCAATGTAATCAGGTCAGTGCGGCCAGCATTGGCCAAAGATTTCAAATAGTTTTGCCCATGCGACCCCTTTGGTTGGCGGCCCTGAATGCTGGCCCAAATGGCCGAAAAAGGACCCGGCGCCTTGGTGGAAATATCAGGATCTCTTTCGGAATCATTGGTGAATCGATGATGATCCAGATGCGTTATGCGAAAAACCTGAAATGGATAGACAATCATCCAGCTGGTTGCGTGGCCCAACAATTCATTGAGCCAGCGGTATTTTGAGCCTTTTTGTCCGATAATATCGTGCTGGGCTTCATGAGTAGGCAAGAACACCAGCGAAAGGCAGATGCTTGCAAGAATGAAACCCAGCCACAAAGGAATCACATCAAAAATGACCATTGGCCATAGCGCAATCCATGCAAACAAATTGCCAAAGCCCCAAATCACTATTTCCCAAGGCACATTGCCGCTATGCTTGCGCGCAATTTGATTTTCCAATTTACGCAGCTCAGCGTTGCTAAATGCGCCAAGATCATTTGGCACGGTGACGTTTGAAAATTTGTTCATATCCAGCGCCCTCTAATTTGCGCAAAAATTCCCCACGAACCGCCGATCATCAATCCAAGAGTTGTTTTTGACAGTCCAAATGGCGGCGTAAAAGTCAAGGCTTCCAGAATTTGGATCAAAAGGGGCGACAAGAAAGCGAAGCCAAAAATCAATGGCGTAAACTTGGCTACAATTTGAATTGTCGATTGCATAATTTCCTACCAATCTTGCTATTGGGGTCCGATCGAACAATCTCCAGATCGAAGAATTGCGCCTTCTTTTTCGTCAGATTGACCCAGGCAATCTGCTCTGATCAGTGTGTTTCTTTCTGTTATTCAGCTGCAAATCCTTTTGATAAATGAACGGCGCGGGGTTGTATCGCCAGCATCAGCCCGCCCTATACCACTACGAAACTGAGCGAGCCCAGAGCGCCATAATCCGCTGTGTATTCGCCAATTTCCGCAGGGACAGCACGCCCGCAAGCCCCGGTTAAAAACAAGGTTTGATCGCCAAGTGGGAAACCTCGCATCCCAGCCTCCTGCCACATCCACCGCGCAGCCTCCTCAGGCCCATTCAACGCTTCTTCCAAAGCCGCATGATTGGCGCGCGCGCCATTGCAAACAAGCGTCACCCAAGCTGTGTTGAAACTTGCGCTCCATGGCTGCCAGGCGCCAACAATATAACTCTCGGCGCATAGATTGCAGGCAATCAGACCAGAGGCCGTCATTTCAGATTGCCGGGCAAATTTGGGAAGGACAAACTCAATCGCCGGGGCAATCGAAACCGGAGCGCCCTCCTCGTTGACGAGAAGCGCCGCCTCGCATTCAATAAGCCTGCCTTCAACGTAAGGCAGTTTGCAATTATTGGGCAGCTTTGCATCAGCATAAAGGCTCCCAATCAGGGCGTGATCTATCTGAAAATATTCCTGTGATTTGCGGTTGGTAACGCCAGCCTTGATGCCTCCGATTTCGGCATTTGCTCTGAACCTCGATACTTCGTGTTGAAGCCGATAGGCCTGAGGCAAATCCAATTCTCGATCGAATACGGGCAGTTGTGATTGTTCTGCGATTGCCGATGCCATTGCCTTGGCGAGCGTGATATCAACTAGCATCGCACACTCCGCCTGTCAGTAAACAGTTACTCTGTGGAGCTCTCGCCTATACCCCTCATAACCACCTGTCGCCTTGTGAACGACACTGCGATTGTCCCACATCACCAACATGTTCTTTTCCCATTTCTGTTTATGGACAAATACCTCTGTTGATTGCCAGGCATTCAGCTCAGCAAGAGTGCGCAAGGCTTCGGATTTGGCTACCCCTTCCAAGCCGATAATGTACGCGCCTCCGCCAAAGATTCCGAGCCGTCCTGTTTCAGGATGTTCGAGTATCAAAGGGTGAGTGTGCTGCAAAACACCGCCCTCGTTCGGACTTCTGATGTCCATTGCTCCATGGCTGCTTGTGTCGCCATAAATTCCTTGAGCCGAATAAGTGGCGGCGGAAGAATGTATAGACTTCATTCCTTGCAAACGTATCTTTGCCTCATCGGGAAGCGATTCAAACGAAATTTGCTGGTTAGAAAAATGAGTGTCCCCACCGACTGGAGGGATATCGACACCATACAGAACGGTACCTATTGGTGGGCTCTCCAGAAAGCTCCAATCTGAATGCCAGCCTTCCGCAAATATGCGGTTAGTATCAGTCGCTTCGCGTTTGACGGCCGCAGTATATTTTCGCGCCGGCAGAGGGTTAAAGAATGGGTCTTCACTGAGTTCGCCGAATTGGCGGCAAAATGCTTCTAGCTGGTCAATATCCAACTTCTGATCCGGAAATGCCAATACATGATGAGTGAGCCAAGCCTTGCGTACTTGATCAATTTCATCAGCCGCCAACGACTTGCTTAAATCAAGACCTCGGACAGTTGCCCCACAAGAGGCACCCGAAGGTGTTACTGCTATAGCCATCAAATTATTCCACGATATCTATTCAATTCTCAGGATCCGTGCCGCAAAAAGGGTGTCAGCTTGGAAAACGTGCTGCTGGAGCTCAGCCTGGCTGACTACTTCTTAGAGGCCGAAAACATGTTTTCCCATTCTTTGGAACCCGGCTTGGCATTCCATTTCATATTGTCCGAGAGCACGCTTAGGCCTTCAGAAATTGCCGGTCGCACTTTGATTGTATCGTACCACCGTTTCACATTGGGGTAGTCATCAAGGTTTTGCCCCTGCATCTTGCGCGGTCGGACCCAGGTAAATGTAGCAATATCTGCAATCGAATACTCGTCGGCCAAAAAATCATGGTCAGACAATCGATTGTCTAGGATTTTGTACAGGCGTTCTGCTTCTTTGGTGTAGCGATTGATCGCATATTCAATTTTTTCTGGCGCATAGGTTCTGAAATGATGGGTCTGGCCCAGCATCGGCCCCATACTGCTCACCTGAAAAAACAACCACTGGATAGCTTCTAAGCGCTTGAATTCAGATTTGGGTAGTAATTTCCCTGTTTTTTCCGCTAGATAGAGCAATATTGCTCCACTTTCGAATATCGTAACTGGCTTTCCGCCCGGACCATCGTGATCAATGATCGTAGGCACCTTATTATTGGGGTTGAGTTCAAGATATGCAGGATCAAACTGTTCTCCAGACAGAATATCAATTGGCGTAACTTTGTCCAACAACCCCAGCTCGGCCAGAGTAATAGTTGCTTTGTAGCCATTTGGTGTCGGCCAGAAGAACAGTTCAATCATTGTAACTTTCCAATACTCTAATCAGCCGACCATCTTGAAGTGCGCTGGTCGGTCAAGAATCATGCCAGGATTCATAATCCAATTTGGATCGATCGTGTTCTTCGCACCTGCGAGCATTGCGCGGTACAACGGATCCACTTCTTTGTCGTACCAAGGACGGAAGCTCCTACCCACCGCATGGTGATGCGTAATCGTTCCGCCAAGCTCGGTAAGCGCGTCAGAAGCTACATCTGAAAGTGCCTGATAATCTTCCAAACTCCTGCTGTGATCTGAAGGCGCAACAACTGTATAATATGGCGCCGGGCCATCCGGGTAGAGGAATGA
The Sphingopyxis macrogoltabida genome window above contains:
- a CDS encoding TauD/TfdA dioxygenase family protein; translation: MAIAVTPSGASCGATVRGLDLSKSLAADEIDQVRKAWLTHHVLAFPDQKLDIDQLEAFCRQFGELSEDPFFNPLPARKYTAAVKREATDTNRIFAEGWHSDWSFLESPPIGTVLYGVDIPPVGGDTHFSNQQISFESLPDEAKIRLQGMKSIHSSAATYSAQGIYGDTSSHGAMDIRSPNEGGVLQHTHPLILEHPETGRLGIFGGGAYIIGLEGVAKSEALRTLAELNAWQSTEVFVHKQKWEKNMLVMWDNRSVVHKATGGYEGYRRELHRVTVY
- a CDS encoding fatty acid desaturase; this translates as MNKFSNVTVPNDLGAFSNAELRKLENQIARKHSGNVPWEIVIWGFGNLFAWIALWPMVIFDVIPLWLGFILASICLSLVFLPTHEAQHDIIGQKGSKYRWLNELLGHATSWMIVYPFQVFRITHLDHHRFTNDSERDPDISTKAPGPFSAIWASIQGRQPKGSHGQNYLKSLANAGRTDLITLTVLYRFGFLAILSILAWNGYALEAALLWWLPFHLALSYLHFFLSWVPHHPGKDQSRYGNTRNWRSMVGNIGTMGMQYHIVHHLHPYIPLTRTPAAYREMLPILKARGCSLEMV
- a CDS encoding glutathione S-transferase family protein, whose product is MIELFFWPTPNGYKATITLAELGLLDKVTPIDILSGEQFDPAYLELNPNNKVPTIIDHDGPGGKPVTIFESGAILLYLAEKTGKLLPKSEFKRLEAIQWLFFQVSSMGPMLGQTHHFRTYAPEKIEYAINRYTKEAERLYKILDNRLSDHDFLADEYSIADIATFTWVRPRKMQGQNLDDYPNVKRWYDTIKVRPAISEGLSVLSDNMKWNAKPGSKEWENMFSASKK